The genomic stretch CATTGGCCACCACCGTAAGCAGAGGAACCATTAAAAAACCGGCCCACAGCCTCGGAGTAACCAAGTAATGTAGGGGATTCACCGCCATGGATTCTAAGGCATCGATCTGCTCGGTAACCCTCATGGTGCCTATTTCTGCGGCAATGGCCGAACCGGCCCGGGCAGTAACCATAAGACTGGTGAGAACCGGCCCCAGCTCTCGAGTAAGAGAAAGAGCCACCGTGGCCCCGAGGAGGCTTTCGCCTCCAAATTTGCGAAAGCCATAGTAGCCCTGCAGGGCCAGAACCATACCCGAAAAAAGGGCCGTTAAAACCACCACCAGAATGGAGTTAACCCCAATAAACTCCATTTGTTTGAAGAAATTCTTGACCCTAAGCGGGGGAGAAAAGGTCAAAAGAAGGCCCTGGACCAACATCAGGGCCATTCCGCCCAGATGTTCAACCAGCTTGATACAGAAATCTCCCACTCGGGCAACAATGTTCACTGGCATTCCCCTTGCATAATAGGATTCGGGGTATTTTACCTGGCTAAAAATATTAAGATTGGTTACCTATTGCCGCCAGTACAGTCAATGGTAATTTAAACTAGTTAAATAAATCACCAAATCTGCCAGGGCATCTGGCCGTAGCGTTTCGCTTTAAAAGAAGCTTTTTGAAGATTATCGTATTGGTTCTCAGAATCTTGAAAACAATGGGAGATGGAATTCCGGGCCTCCTTCGTTATCAACAATAAACTGGGACTCCATGCTCGACCGGCAGCCAAGCTGGCCAAGCTAGCCTGTGCTTATAAGGCCCAGGTGTTCCTTGTCCGGGCCGGCCAGATGGCCGATGCCAAGAGTGTACTCGATATACTCACTCTGGCCTGCCCTCCGGGAACAAACTTAGAGGTAGTAGCCAAGGGGCCAGATGCCGAAGAGGCCATAGAGGCCATACTTAAACTGGTCAAAGAAAAGTTCGGTGAAGAATAATGAAACAAGAGAGCATCAAACTCAAGGGCATCGGGGCCTCACCGGGGATTGCCATTGGTGAGGTCTTCCTCATTGATCGGGGAAGGATAAAAGTCACCCAGCGCCCACTCCTGCGCCCAGAAGAGATAGAACTCGAAGTGGCCCGACTAAGAGGGGCGGTCTCCCAGGCCTTAAGCGAGCTTAAGGCCATAAAAAATAAGATTCCCGACGAAATTCTGGGGCAGTCTTCCATAATAGATGCCCATCTTCTTATTCTCAATGACCCTCTGCTTATTGAACGGACTATCTCCTTCATCCGACAGGAGAAGGTCAACGCCGAGTGGGCCCTGGTAATGGCCCTGAGGGAAATCGAGCGGGCATTTAGCAACATTGAGGATGAATATCTCCGCAACCGCTTCCAAGATGTCCAGCACGTAGTAGACCGCATCCTCGGTATCTTGACGGGGACCAGACCGGCTGATCCCGCCGCCATACCCAATCAGGCCATTGTGGTCGCCCACGATTTATCTCCGGCGGATACCATCCAGATGAGGCCCAATCGAGTCCTGGCCCTTCTCACCAACATGGGTAGCCGGACATCCCACACGGCCATTGTTGCCAGATCCCTGGGTATACCGGCCGTAGTCGGCCTAGAAAAAATAACTGATCTGGTCTCCAGCGGTAGTTTTGTCATTGTCGATGGTCTCGAAGGGCTGGTGATCATCGAGCCTACCCAAGAAGAGATTGCCCGCTATGAAGGTCTGCGGGATGAGTTTGAACGCTTTCGACTGGAGATTGTCCGGGCGGCCCATCTGCCGGCAGAAACCCTTGATGGACACCAGATCAAGGTCAAAGCCAACATCGAGCTCCTGGAAGAAGTTCCGGTAATTCTGGAGCACGGAGCCGAGGGAGTAGGTCTTTTCCGAACCGAATTTCTCTATCTCAACCGGAGCACCCCGCCTGGGGAGGAAGAGCTCTATCAAGTCTATCGGGAGGTGGTGGAAAGGCTGGCCCCCTTTCCGGTTACCATTCGCACCCTGGACATCGGGGGCGACAAACTGGCCCGAGGGATCCATCATCCTCGAGAGACCAACCCGGCCCTTGGCCTAAGGTCTATAAGACTCTGCCTTAAAGAACCGGAGATTTTCCGTAGCCAGTTGCGAGCCATCCTGCGGGCCAGCCTCTATGGCCGGCTTCGGATTATGTTCCCCATGGTCTCTGGCCTCCAGGAGCTTTTAGAGGCCAAAGCTCTGCTGGCCGAGGTTATTGAGGAACTCCGAAGCGAAGGCATAAATATCCCCTCCATCCCCATAGGGGCGATGATAGAAGTCCCCACAGCCGTGGCCATTGCCGACATCCTGGCCCAGGAAGTGGATTTTTTCAGCATCGGTACCAATGATCTTATTCAGTACAGCCTGGCCATTGACCGGGTCAACGAACATGTCGCTCACTTATATGAACCACTTCATCCGGGAATCCTGAGGATGATTAAACAGGTAACAGAGGTGGGTCATGAGGCCGGTATCGAGGTAGGGATGTGTGGAGAGATGGCCGGTGAGCTGCTCTATGTTCCCTTACTCCTCGGACTTGGCCTTGATGAGCTCTCCATGAACGCTCTTTCTATTCCCCGGGTCAAAAAACTAATCCGTTGCCTTAAGGTTTCTGAATGCCAGGAGCTCGCTAGAGAGATACTAAAGCTGGCCACCCCCGAGGCGATTAAAGAACTGCTCCTTCAGCGTCTCCCCAAGATATTACCGGAGAGTTTTGCCGACCTCCTAGAGAAGGTGGCCGCCTAGAGGCGTCCGGCCTTAATGGTTCGAACACGGGTTTTCATCTTCTCCATAAGCCGACGGATTTCCTCTCTCAAGGCGTCAAGGGTTAAGTTGCGTTTGGCGTAGATCTTATTAAGCTCTTCTAGCCAGAACTCGGTAACCTGGATCTCCCTGGCGGCCAGCTCCTCCTGAACCTTTTTTTTGAGTTGCTCCATGAGCTTTTTATCTGGAACCATGCCTCAAGCCCCCCCCTCACAAAAGGCTGGAATCTATATACACATCCCCTTCTGTCGCCACAAGTGTCCATACTGCGACTTTTATAGTCTGCCCCTAAAGGAGGCCTCTATAAATTTAGACGAATATGTTCAGGCACTCCTTAAGGAATGGGAACTAAGGCGCCCGGAGACCGAGGGGCTACAGTTTCACTCGCTTTATCTGGGCGGAGGGACTCCCAGCCTTCTTTCCCTTCGGCAGATAGCCCTCATCATTGACTCCCTTGGGCCGGCATTGACCCCGAAGGCGGAAATCACCCTGGAGGCCAACCCGGAAACCATTGATGATATCTGGCTTAAGGGAATCCGGTCTTTGGGGGTCAATCGCATCAGTCTGGGCATCCAGAGCCTTTCAGCCCGGGGTCTTGAGATCCTCCGTCGTCACCACGGACGCAGGCAGGCCCTGATGGCCATAGAAGCTGCCCGCCTAGCAGGGTTTACAAATATCTCCGTGGACATAATCTTTGGCTGGCCAGGCCAACGCCCCCAAGACCTGGAGGCCGAACTTCATGAGCTATTAGGGCTCAACCCTGAGCATATTTCTTGTTATGAGCTGACCATCGAAGAAGGAACTTTATTCGCCAGCTGGGTAAAAGAAGGCCGGATTCAGCCCCTGGGGGAGGAGTCGCTGACTTTTTTTCACCTGCTGGTGGAAGAGATCCTAACTTCAGGGGGGTTCAAGCGCTATGAGATATCAAACTATGCCCTAAAAGGGCGAGAGTGTCGACACAACCTCATCTATTGGGAAAACCGCCCTTATCTTGGGCTTGGAGCTTGGGCGGTCTCCTACCTTAAAGGAACAAGAAGCCAGAACCCCAAGCTCCCCCTTTACCTCCATTATCTGGCCTCTGGGCATTCTCCACCGAGGATAGAAGAGCGTCTCGACCTCGAGGCCACTTTTCGGGAGACTACAGTCCTGGGGTTAAGGTTGATTAAGGGAATATCCATTTCGGAACTTAAAGGCCGTTTTGGGATAGATCCGATCCACTATTATAAAACGGAGCTGGAACATCTAATGGCCGCAGGGCTCATTGAGATCAAAAGGGGCCGGTTGCGGCTCACCAAACAAGGTAGATTGTTGGCTGATGAGGTCGGGGCCTATCTGGTCTAGCCCTTGTCCTCTAGAAGATAAGGGGCTACATTTAGGGTATGTCCAAGGTCGTCTCTATCACGGATAAAGAAAGGGCGCGTCGAGGCCGTGTGCGCCGCCTGGAGCAGATCAAGGAAGAGTTGCTCCGCTTCCACGGGATAGATCTCGATAAACTCCTTTCTGAAGAACCAGCTCAGAGCCTCACCGTTGAGCAATTTGAGGATCTCACCGAACGCATCCTGATGACCATCGATGAATTCTGTGAAGAATTCCCTCAGGCCACCGTCCATGATGTTCTCTACACCCTGGAAAATGTAAAAGAGATCATCCGAGACAATTCCGTAGAGTTTGACTCCGAGTAACGCGGTTATTTGCCAAGGTAGCGGGCGATTCCCTCCCGGAAATCCACCCTAGGAAGGTCAAAGGTCTGATAGAAAACCTCCGTATTCTGGCAGACATTCTCCTCAAGGAGCATGGTTATCTGATCCGTTGTCAGGGGGAAAAAGGCAAAGCCTCCCAGAAGGGAGGCCGCAAGGCGCATCAGGGATACAGGTAAATGGATGAGGACCACTCGCCGAGAAAGGGCTTGGGCCACAGCCCTGACGATTTCGTTGTAGGTAAGAGGGCTTGGGCCACAGACTTCAAAGGTTTTACCTATTGTCTCGGGCAGATTAAGGGCCTTAACAAAGGCCTGGGCCACCACCTCCACGGCTACCGGCTGAAGTCGATAGTTCCCATCGCCAATAACCGGCAAAAAGGGACTTTTGCGGATCAGATCAGCCAAAAGATTGACAAAAGAATCTTCTGGCCCGAAGATTACCGAGGGGCGAAAAATGGTCCAGTCAAGCCCGGAGTCTCTTACTATCTCTTCCGCAGCCCATTTACTTTGATGATAGGCCGAAGTGGCTCCAGGCCTTGTCCCCAGGGAGGCCATGTGAAGATACCTCTGAATACCGGCTTCCTTGGCAGCAGCTACAATATTTCTGGTAGCCTGAGGGTGCAGTCTTTCAAAGGTGATCCCTTTTCGGGGAAATTCCCGGATGATACCCACCAGATGAATCACGGCTTGGCACCCGGCCATCTTAAGGGCCAAAACGGACGAATCCTCCAGAACGTCTCCAGAGACGATCTCCACCCCTGGAGGCACTTTAGCCTCTGAACCAGCTCGGACTAGAGCCACCGCTTGATGTCCAGAGCTTTTTAGGATTCTAAGAAGGGTCCGGCCGACAAATCCTGTACCCCCGGTCACGAAGACTTTCACAGAATTCCTCCTGCTTTTAGCTCTGCCAGCACCCGGGCCAAAAGCTCATCTGGTGATTGGCTAGCCGCTAAGTGAACAATATAGTCACCTTTTATTCGAGAAAAGATTCTTTCCACCTGATGGAGAAAGCCCTGATCTTTTTCAAAGCTCTCCAGGCGTTGCCGGTGCCTTATTCTTAAGGGAACCTTTTCTAAAGGCAGGTGAAGGACAAAGACCAAATCCGGACAGGGGGCGATGGCCTGGTTGATGAGGGTCAGGTCTTCAAGGCTGAATCCCTGGGCCCCCTGATAGGCCAAGGTAGAAAAGTAGTAACGGTCGGTAATAACTATCTTTCCGGCCCAAAGGGCCGGCAGGATGGTCTCTTTCACATGTTCTTGGCGATCTTTGAGGAAAAGAAAAAGCAGCTCCTCCGCCGAAGCCCTGCCCTCGCCCAGGAGTTGTCTAAGCTTCTGACCATATATTCCGGTGGTAGGCTCTTGAGTGAGAACAACATCCTTCCCTCTGGCGATCAGATGTTCCGCCAGGGCCCGGGCCAAAGTAGTTTTACCAGAACCATCTATTCCCTCCAGGGCCACCAGGACTCCTGGCCGCTCAAACTCGGCCACCAGCCTTTGGGGAAGCCCATCTCGAGTGAACTCATCTACCAGCAGGTAAAGGCTCTGCGGAAGTTGACGCCAGGCCTTAAGAAGGGAGAGCCTGCCCTGCCCCAAAGTGGCAAGCAAGGGGCGGTTAGAGGCCAAAATAGCCTCTACCGCCCCGATGAACTCCCGACTTTTAAGCTCCATCTTCCCTAGTTCATCAATTACCAAAAGGGCTTTGACTGGAGCTTGTCTTAAAAGGGGAGCGACTACCTCGTTGAGGGCAGAGATATCGACTCCATAGGGGCCAACCTTGGGCCCCGGAGCCCCCCGGCGGGCCAAAGGAACTCGCTGCCCCTCCGTGGTGACAACATCAAATCCTAACCGTCTCCCCGACTCACAGACCTCTTCGGTATAAAACCCCCAGAGTCTGCCCGGATAAAGGTGCAGGAAGGATTTTATAACCGTGGTCTTTCCAGAACGGGGGCGTCCCAACAGAAAGACTCGACGGAGGCCATGGCGGGGCAGTCTCAACGTCTCCTCCGCCGCCGGTGTTTCTTTCCCGCGGGCCTTTGCCTCAAAAGCACATAGGTGGCCCCAGGACCACCGTCATAAGGAGGAGCACTAGCAAAGGCCACGACATAACGACGCCAGAAACTTCGGCTGAGCCACCTTTGAACCAGACCCTTCAGAACAGGTCCTCGAGGAGAAGAGAGGCCACGGCCGTGGATAATGAGGATACAATGGCATCCGGCCGCCACGGACTCCCGAAGGAATGTCTCCAGAGCCGCCTGGGCTTGATCTACCGAGAGGCCATGGAGATCAAGATGCCGCTGAGGAGAAACCAAACCCTCCCGAAGATAAGTAAGAATAAGGGGGTTGGTGCCACAAACCAGCTCCTCCATATATTCTGGAAGATCCTCCACCCTGAGGGAAACATCTGAAAGGTTAAGCTCTTTGCAAGAATCATCCTTTCTTTTCAGAGCCAGAGAGCTGCCAAAGGGCCAGCCCACAATCCGCCGGTGCCCCGAAAGCGGCTTTACCCCGGCCATGGCGGCCTTAAAGCAGGCCTCATCTTCAGCCTCATCTCGAGCCGGTTCTGGAAGAAGGCGGTCCAAAGAGGGCAGAGAATCTTTATCCACCAAATCCTTCAAGGCCGAGAAAGGAGAAAAAAGAGGCTTTTTTTCTGACATAATCTCACCCGGGGGCCTTTGTCAGGATTTAAGGTAAAAAAGTCGATTTAGTCAACTAGCCACCAGGCTAGATACCCCCCAGAAATCTTCTGCAAAGCCCTAAAAGCTCTCTCCAGATTTTACACCTCTTCACGGCACCCAGCACAATAGTGAAGTGCCCCCGTTTTTGTACTTTTTAGTACTTCTACTTCTTTACTTTTTGCTTCGCGTGCGCGTGAGCGCGGTACGGCATAGAATAGTAAGGCTCTTTTAGCTCAAAAGCACTTCTTTGGATCTCTTCCCTGGTGAGGACTACCGGAAGCCTCCGTCTCTCCCTGGCCTTGACGGCCTCAATGTAGGGACCTACTTCCCGCTCAAGCCCTTTTAAGAAGAAAACCAGGGCGTTTAGGGCCTGATTCTGTGTGGAGGGCGCCACGTGTCTTTCCACGGCAAGATGGGTGAGAAAGTCCTGAAAGTCTTCTCCGGTAAGGGCTTCCGGGGGCTTAAATTCGGTGAACTCCCCAAAACGGCGCACCCAGCCTAGATAAGTCTTTTCCGTTCGGTAAGAATAGTGTGCCTCCGCCGGAAGACTTTTTGGGGCTTTTCGAGCAATTCTTGCCAAGAAGCCTCCGCCTCATTTAAACCCTTCCCGCCTTTCGACCGATTTAGAAAATAATTCTAGGTCCTTATGGCTCGGTCGGCCCATTTCACTTGCCATGACTAAAATTTTTGCGCTAATTTTGCGAGAAGGTCCTTTTTCGCTGGTAAAAGACAGTCTCTCCGGGGGATAGATTGTTTTCCTGTAACAGCTATGTAACCCACCGCATCATGAAGGGGATGGTCTTTTCCCGCTCCCCTATTTTCTTCAAGAACCGCGCGGACTTTTTCATATTCTGTTTTGGTTCTTTCATGATTTCTCAACCAACAGGACTTCTTGGGCTTATATTAGACATCAGCGTTTTGCCAAACAAAAGACAAATAACTTATGAAAGACTTTCTCGAAAAACAAAAATTAAAAGGAGCTTTTAAAGTGTATTTGAGATTTATACTAATTTATAGTAGCAAAATATCGGGTAACCTAAGAATTTTGCTTACGAGCTAATAATGAATGTGTTAAAAAAATTTAATATTGTTCCTTTTGTAAGGAAAGTCATCTAATTAAAAGAGATGTTAGACGGAGAAAAATACACATGCGATTTTCACGACGAACACTTGCTGAACTTTCTCGTTCATTGGCAAATGTTCAGGCAAAAGAGGACATTAGGACTCTAGCATACGAAATCAATATTGAAAATGAAATTAGTGGTACCACACTTAAGGAATTAGCCGGTAGTCTTATACGTTTAGCGGAACAATTGAGGCCTGAAGAAGAAGCTGAAGAAGCAATCTTACGGATCATTGAATATGTGTTTAGACATACATTTATTGACTCGGAATCTCCTTTAGCATTTTCACTAAAAATAGATGGTTTCGAATGGGATGGTTCAAAATTGATACCCACTACACCATCCCCCGCTACTCTTGGCCGAGAAATTACAACATTGGAGGCAAGAATAGATGAGTTTGGGTTTGATGTAGCAAGGCGACATTATGATCAATGCTATGAATCATTTGTAGCTGGACGGTGGGAGGCCTGTAATGGACAACTAAGATCATTCATGGAGGACTTTTTAATTCAACTCGGGAAATCCCAGAGTGGACAGCTTCGGTCTGATCCAAACGCTGCATTAACTGATTTGCGGGGTAACTTACTAGATGACAAAGAATGGAATTTAGGACGTTCGATATGGGCGATACTTCATGAAAGTGGCGCACATGCAGGAATTAGTGACTACGATGAATCTCTATTTCGGCTTCATATAGTAACATCGTATGCACAGTATTTGCTCAACAAGGTTAAGAAAAAGAAATCTTAAGTTGTCGTCTAACAAGGCGCTGCACCGGACGGCAATTCCGCTGCGCTCCATTGCCGCCGGTGAGCTTGGACGTTAGAATAATGAACAAGGCTATTAGTGGACTTTTATTGATAGTCCTTTTTGTAATACCAGGCTATTTTGCTTTTATTCGCAAAAGAATTATAGATGAAGTATCGAAAAAAATACTTATATATTTAGCATCTGAATGTGCTTTTGCTCCGAAAAAGTGGAATTCTGTTTTATATCAACTTAAAAACAGAGGAAGAATAAAAATTCCTTTAAGTGTTACATTAAACGGAATGTTAAAACCAATTTTAGACGATTTTAGTTCTATTGTAACAATATGGTTTGCTTTGTTAATTCTAATTGCAATTATAGGAGCTTATCTAGAAATATCGTTGACAAATACATTATTATTTTTTAATATGTTAGTAATAATAGCAAGTTTATTTTTATTTTATTGTCGTTCTGTAACTTATGATCTTAAAGAAATAGAAGAGAAGGTAAATATTGCTTCAACATTACTTTTTACTTTTGAATGGTGGAAAGATATTAATCTTGAAATGATTGATATTTTGTACAACGAAATAAAATTGGACTTTGATTTATATAAAAAAGAAACAGAAATTGGCAGTTTATTTCTTTTGATTGGTTCTTCTGTAACCATTTATCTAGGCAAACAAGCTTCATTGTTTTCAGGCTCCATATCTATTCTTTTATTTTTGGCAGTATTAACAATTACAATAACAAAATGGTTATATGAAGCGTATCGTACAAAAATTATTCGGATAAGTTTAGGTGCTCTTCTAGAAATAAAAAAGATACTTCTAACAAACCGCTTCAGCGGACACGCTATACAGCGGGCCGCTGAGTTTGAGCGTTAGGAGGAAAATTGTGGGACAAATAGGATCTATTGCACATCATTTTCACCAGGGAGCAAGGTCAGAATATTTAGCTCAGTATGTGTTATCTGCTTTTGGAATCGCAATTCCAGTACCAAGACCAGAAGATGCCGGAATTGACTTATATTGTGCTATTGGAGAAGAAGTTGGGAAACGATTATTGATAGAAAATTATTTTGTCGTACAAGTTAAAAGCAACAAAAATGATATAATACATGAACCAGAAGAAAGCGTAAAGTGGATTTTGTCTCAAAAATATCCCTTTATCATTTGTGTAGTAAATAAATATGAAGGAATAATAGAACTTTACCAAACATTACAATTAGCAAAATTCTTTCCCGAAGAAGATATTAAAAGACTAATTTTTAGTTTTTCTCCTTCAAAAGAAGGAAATTTTGTTGAACAGGAAGAAGATAAAAAGGAAGTTAAAATATTATTAGATCGCCCTATTTTGAAGATAAAGATACCAGATATTGATAAAAAGGAAATATTGTCTCAATATAAAAGAATTCTCAAATCTTGGATTGAATTGGACCAGGAAAATATTGATAGAAAAAATGCCGGAATAAATGTTGTGATTTTTCCACCTAAAATTATTACAAATTCTGAGATTGTTCAAGAAAGAAAGTTGGAAGGTAACTTTTTTAAACATAAGCTTAATCAAATAATTGCAAATAAATATTATGAAAACCTGTTTTTCTTTTTAGCTCATGAAATTCATAATGCAGTTGCACAAGAAGATCAGGATCGATTTGTAGCTATTTCTGATCTTTGTTGGGAACTTATTAAAGTTTTATCTTTGAAAGATAATTATGGAATTCGGATGTTGCAAGTTGCTATTAATAAAGGTTCTGAAAAATTATGCTGTGATAGACATTTAAATTTATATATAAATGGTAAATTAATCCGAACTAATGGTGTCAAAATAGTCAAATAAAAAGGGAGCTTGTTTGCAGAATTTAGATTTTTAGGGCCAGAAAAAGTTAAAAATCCTAACAATTCATTTCAACGGACGGGCTATATAGCCCGCCGCTGAGTTTAAGCGTTAGGATGAGATTTAATTTAAGAATAACGAATAAAAACGATAGTCTCATTGATATTATCCATAAGATCTGTACTGTAATTGGTGTGCTATTTGGTATTTGGTATTTGGGCATATTTTCACACCATTCATCCTGTATTTGAGAAGGAACTAGAACTTCAAAAGTTGCGAGGCGAAAAAGAAAAATTAATTAAGTCAATAAAAGAAGTTACATATAGTTTAAATAAAGTCAAAAAGGAAAAAATATATTAGCGAAAAATATGCAGCAACTTCGGTTTGAAAAACAGCAGATCATTAATCAAATTTCCACATTGAAGGCCGATTTAGATGCAAAAGAGAATGAATTAGGGAAATTAAATAGACAATTACAATTTGCATCTAAGGCTGCTATTTTGAATAGACTTTACTATTTTTCTGATAAACTTATAAATGCATATTTATTACACATTACTACACATAAATCAGAAGA from Thermosulfuriphilus ammonigenes encodes the following:
- the ptsP gene encoding phosphoenolpyruvate--protein phosphotransferase, with translation MKQESIKLKGIGASPGIAIGEVFLIDRGRIKVTQRPLLRPEEIELEVARLRGAVSQALSELKAIKNKIPDEILGQSSIIDAHLLILNDPLLIERTISFIRQEKVNAEWALVMALREIERAFSNIEDEYLRNRFQDVQHVVDRILGILTGTRPADPAAIPNQAIVVAHDLSPADTIQMRPNRVLALLTNMGSRTSHTAIVARSLGIPAVVGLEKITDLVSSGSFVIVDGLEGLVIIEPTQEEIARYEGLRDEFERFRLEIVRAAHLPAETLDGHQIKVKANIELLEEVPVILEHGAEGVGLFRTEFLYLNRSTPPGEEELYQVYREVVERLAPFPVTIRTLDIGGDKLARGIHHPRETNPALGLRSIRLCLKEPEIFRSQLRAILRASLYGRLRIMFPMVSGLQELLEAKALLAEVIEELRSEGINIPSIPIGAMIEVPTAVAIADILAQEVDFFSIGTNDLIQYSLAIDRVNEHVAHLYEPLHPGILRMIKQVTEVGHEAGIEVGMCGEMAGELLYVPLLLGLGLDELSMNALSIPRVKKLIRCLKVSECQELAREILKLATPEAIKELLLQRLPKILPESFADLLEKVAA
- a CDS encoding site-specific integrase, coding for MARIARKAPKSLPAEAHYSYRTEKTYLGWVRRFGEFTEFKPPEALTGEDFQDFLTHLAVERHVAPSTQNQALNALVFFLKGLEREVGPYIEAVKARERRRLPVVLTREEIQRSAFELKEPYYSMPYRAHAHAKQKVKK
- a CDS encoding SlyX family protein; this encodes MVPDKKLMEQLKKKVQEELAAREIQVTEFWLEELNKIYAKRNLTLDALREEIRRLMEKMKTRVRTIKAGRL
- a CDS encoding MlaE family ABC transporter permease, which gives rise to MPVNIVARVGDFCIKLVEHLGGMALMLVQGLLLTFSPPLRVKNFFKQMEFIGVNSILVVVLTALFSGMVLALQGYYGFRKFGGESLLGATVALSLTRELGPVLTSLMVTARAGSAIAAEIGTMRVTEQIDALESMAVNPLHYLVTPRLWAGFLMVPLLTVVANVVGIAGGYLIGVVLLNIDPGVFINKMVELVELSDITNGLYKAVVFGGLLALVGCYKGYHARGGAEGVGKATTEAVVISSVGILILDYILTSLLF
- the tmk gene encoding dTMP kinase translates to MRLPRHGLRRVFLLGRPRSGKTTVIKSFLHLYPGRLWGFYTEEVCESGRRLGFDVVTTEGQRVPLARRGAPGPKVGPYGVDISALNEVVAPLLRQAPVKALLVIDELGKMELKSREFIGAVEAILASNRPLLATLGQGRLSLLKAWRQLPQSLYLLVDEFTRDGLPQRLVAEFERPGVLVALEGIDGSGKTTLARALAEHLIARGKDVVLTQEPTTGIYGQKLRQLLGEGRASAEELLFLFLKDRQEHVKETILPALWAGKIVITDRYYFSTLAYQGAQGFSLEDLTLINQAIAPCPDLVFVLHLPLEKVPLRIRHRQRLESFEKDQGFLHQVERIFSRIKGDYIVHLAASQSPDELLARVLAELKAGGIL
- the hemW gene encoding radical SAM family heme chaperone HemW — translated: MPQAPPSQKAGIYIHIPFCRHKCPYCDFYSLPLKEASINLDEYVQALLKEWELRRPETEGLQFHSLYLGGGTPSLLSLRQIALIIDSLGPALTPKAEITLEANPETIDDIWLKGIRSLGVNRISLGIQSLSARGLEILRRHHGRRQALMAIEAARLAGFTNISVDIIFGWPGQRPQDLEAELHELLGLNPEHISCYELTIEEGTLFASWVKEGRIQPLGEESLTFFHLLVEEILTSGGFKRYEISNYALKGRECRHNLIYWENRPYLGLGAWAVSYLKGTRSQNPKLPLYLHYLASGHSPPRIEERLDLEATFRETTVLGLRLIKGISISELKGRFGIDPIHYYKTELEHLMAAGLIEIKRGRLRLTKQGRLLADEVGAYLV
- a CDS encoding HPr family phosphocarrier protein, which produces MEFRASFVINNKLGLHARPAAKLAKLACAYKAQVFLVRAGQMADAKSVLDILTLACPPGTNLEVVAKGPDAEEAIEAILKLVKEKFGEE
- a CDS encoding complex I NDUFA9 subunit family protein, which produces MKVFVTGGTGFVGRTLLRILKSSGHQAVALVRAGSEAKVPPGVEIVSGDVLEDSSVLALKMAGCQAVIHLVGIIREFPRKGITFERLHPQATRNIVAAAKEAGIQRYLHMASLGTRPGATSAYHQSKWAAEEIVRDSGLDWTIFRPSVIFGPEDSFVNLLADLIRKSPFLPVIGDGNYRLQPVAVEVVAQAFVKALNLPETIGKTFEVCGPSPLTYNEIVRAVAQALSRRVVLIHLPVSLMRLAASLLGGFAFFPLTTDQITMLLEENVCQNTEVFYQTFDLPRVDFREGIARYLGK
- a CDS encoding Smr/MutS family protein; translated protein: MKDLVDKDSLPSLDRLLPEPARDEAEDEACFKAAMAGVKPLSGHRRIVGWPFGSSLALKRKDDSCKELNLSDVSLRVEDLPEYMEELVCGTNPLILTYLREGLVSPQRHLDLHGLSVDQAQAALETFLRESVAAGCHCILIIHGRGLSSPRGPVLKGLVQRWLSRSFWRRYVVAFASAPPYDGGPGATYVLLRQRPAGKKHRRRRRR